A window from Chromatiaceae bacterium encodes these proteins:
- the arsJ gene encoding organoarsenical effux MFS transporter ArsJ produces MSDGLRHYLVVTAGYWAFTVTDGAIRMLVVLYFHLLGYSPFEVAMLFLFYEFFGIVTNLVGGWLGARIGLNLTMHIGMALQVVALGMLTVPDAWLTVAYVMAAQALSGIAKDLNKMSAKASVKTLAGDGGDSRLFRWVAWLTGSKNALKGAGFFIGAALLEWLGFRGALYVLAGMLLVVLLVTLVLLPSGVGRMASKPKFTQVFANRPEINWLSAARLFLFGSRDVWFVVGLPVFLYEVLGWSFMQVGGFLALWVIGYGVVQAAAPRLIRRSHHGRGPGGGSARLWAFVLALVPAGIATALQQGWDAAPVLVVGLVVFGVVFAINSAIHSYLILAYSDFDKVSMNVGFYYMANAAGRLAGTVLSGWVYQTRGLEGCLWWSMLFVCAAGLLSYRLPEPRRAASPAD; encoded by the coding sequence ATGAGCGACGGCCTGCGTCACTACCTGGTCGTGACCGCCGGCTACTGGGCCTTCACGGTCACCGACGGCGCGATCCGCATGCTGGTCGTGTTGTATTTCCACCTGCTCGGCTACTCGCCGTTCGAGGTGGCGATGCTGTTCCTGTTTTACGAGTTCTTCGGCATCGTCACCAACCTGGTCGGCGGTTGGCTGGGTGCGCGCATCGGCCTGAACCTGACGATGCATATCGGCATGGCCTTGCAGGTGGTCGCGCTCGGCATGCTCACGGTGCCCGATGCCTGGCTCACGGTCGCATACGTGATGGCCGCACAGGCACTCTCCGGGATCGCCAAGGACCTGAACAAGATGTCGGCCAAGGCCAGCGTCAAGACCCTGGCCGGCGATGGCGGCGATTCGCGGCTGTTCCGCTGGGTCGCGTGGTTGACCGGTTCGAAGAACGCCCTCAAGGGTGCCGGCTTCTTCATCGGTGCGGCGCTGCTCGAGTGGCTCGGTTTTCGCGGCGCCCTGTATGTGCTCGCCGGCATGTTGCTGGTCGTGTTGCTGGTGACCCTGGTGCTGCTGCCATCCGGCGTCGGTCGGATGGCATCCAAGCCGAAGTTCACCCAGGTGTTCGCCAACCGACCCGAGATCAACTGGCTGTCCGCGGCGCGGCTGTTCCTGTTCGGCTCGCGCGACGTCTGGTTCGTCGTGGGCCTGCCGGTGTTCCTGTACGAGGTGCTGGGCTGGAGCTTCATGCAGGTCGGCGGTTTTCTCGCGCTGTGGGTGATCGGTTACGGCGTCGTGCAGGCCGCGGCCCCGCGCCTGATCCGGCGCAGCCACCACGGTCGGGGGCCGGGCGGCGGTTCGGCACGGTTGTGGGCCTTCGTGCTCGCGCTGGTCCCGGCGGGGATCGCAACCGCGCTGCAACAGGGCTGGGACGCGGCGCCGGTGCTGGTGGTCGGACTGGTCGTGTTCGGCGTGGTGTTCGCGATCAATTCGGCGATCCACTCGTACCTGATCCTGGCCTATTCGGACTTCGACAAAGTGTCGATGAACGTCGGCTTCTACTACATGGCGAACGCCGCCGGACGACTGGCCGGCACCGTGCTGTCCGGCTGGGTCTACCAGACACGCGGCCTCGAGGGCTGCCTGTGGTGGTCGATGCTGTTCGTCTGCGCGGCCGGACTGCTTTCCTACCGCCTGCCCGAGCCACGACGCGCCGCGTCGCCCGCCGACTGA
- a CDS encoding metalloregulator ArsR/SmtB family transcription factor translates to MQPESLFASLANATRLRCIILLCNQGELCVCELTHALGVSQPQVSRHLAQLREQGLVTDRRAGHWVYYRVNPVLPAWAGAVLDELCTGLSDQDPFAADRRLLHAMPDRPEAPRCA, encoded by the coding sequence ATGCAACCCGAGAGCCTGTTCGCCAGCCTCGCCAACGCGACCCGTCTGCGCTGCATCATCCTGCTCTGCAACCAGGGCGAGCTGTGCGTGTGCGAACTGACCCATGCCCTGGGTGTGTCGCAACCGCAGGTCTCGCGCCACCTCGCGCAATTGCGCGAACAGGGGCTGGTGACCGATCGCCGCGCGGGTCACTGGGTCTACTACCGCGTGAACCCGGTGCTCCCGGCGTGGGCGGGCGCGGTGCTCGACGAACTGTGTACCGGCCTGTCCGACCAGGATCCGTTCGCCGCCGACCGCCGCCTGTTGCACGCGATGCCCGACCGGCCGGAAGCGCCGCGCTGCGCCTGA
- a CDS encoding ArsJ-associated glyceraldehyde-3-phosphate dehydrogenase, whose protein sequence is MTIRIGINGFGRMGRLGLRAGWGRERLGFTRINEIATDARGSAHLLQFDSVHGTWPVPCAADENAVTVDGQRIAYSCHAAIDDADWSGCDIVIEATGRHHKRPDTLQAYFDQGVKKVVVAAPTEGALNIVYGINHADYDPARDHLVTAASCTTNCLAPVVKVMHEQIGIVHGCMTTIHDITNTQTIVDKGHKDLRRARACGQSLIPTTTGSARAITRIFPELAGRLNGHAVRVPLLNASLTDFVFEAARAVSADEVNALLRAAAAGELAGILGYEERPLVSVDYVNDPRSAIIDAPSTLVIDGTQVKIYAWYDNEWGYVNRMMDIVGLVAEGL, encoded by the coding sequence ATGACGATTCGTATTGGTATCAACGGTTTCGGTCGCATGGGGCGGCTCGGCCTGCGTGCGGGCTGGGGCAGGGAGCGGCTCGGGTTCACGCGCATCAACGAGATCGCGACCGACGCCCGCGGCTCGGCGCACCTGCTGCAGTTCGATTCGGTGCACGGCACCTGGCCGGTGCCCTGCGCGGCGGACGAGAATGCCGTGACAGTCGACGGCCAGCGGATCGCATACAGCTGCCATGCGGCGATCGACGATGCCGACTGGTCGGGCTGCGACATCGTGATCGAGGCGACCGGGCGGCATCACAAACGACCCGATACCCTGCAGGCCTACTTCGACCAGGGCGTGAAGAAGGTCGTCGTCGCGGCGCCCACCGAGGGCGCCTTGAACATCGTGTACGGCATCAATCACGCCGACTACGACCCGGCGCGCGATCACCTGGTCACCGCGGCCTCGTGCACGACGAACTGCCTGGCCCCGGTGGTCAAGGTGATGCACGAGCAGATCGGCATCGTGCACGGCTGCATGACGACCATCCACGACATCACCAACACCCAGACGATCGTCGACAAGGGACACAAGGACCTGCGCCGGGCGCGCGCCTGTGGCCAGTCGCTGATCCCGACCACGACCGGCTCCGCGCGCGCGATCACCAGGATCTTCCCGGAACTCGCCGGTCGGCTGAACGGCCATGCGGTGCGCGTACCCCTGCTGAACGCCTCGCTGACGGATTTCGTGTTCGAGGCCGCGCGCGCGGTGAGTGCCGACGAGGTGAATGCACTGTTGCGCGCCGCGGCCGCGGGCGAGCTCGCCGGCATCCTCGGTTACGAGGAGCGGCCGCTGGTCTCGGTCGACTATGTCAACGACCCGCGATCGGCGATCATCGATGCGCCGTCGACGCTGGTGATCGACGGCACCCAGGTCAAGATCTATGCGTGGTACGACAACGAATGGGGCTATGTGAACCGGATGATGGACATCGTCGGCCTGGTCGCGGAGGGGCTGTGA
- a CDS encoding toll/interleukin-1 receptor domain-containing protein: MKIFISYRRSDSQDVAARLADRLIDTSGIRDVFIDVEDIEAGADFEQAIDSAVTQSDACLILIGSDWVGVDPDTGEPRIHQAEDFVRREVRSALRHCGRVIPLLLNGAPMPDPDSLPEDIRPLCSKQAVALRHVSFNQDLSVLVDALFERRPGGSLRRWLRRNPLLGVVFKALGGMLSAAALLIAVGALHSAITEGRALEETLGSRGLVWLVILTTLGIGALLPFWIRRWRH, encoded by the coding sequence ATGAAGATCTTCATCAGCTATCGGCGCAGCGATAGCCAGGATGTCGCTGCACGCCTGGCCGATCGCCTGATCGACACCTCCGGCATTCGCGATGTGTTCATCGACGTCGAGGACATCGAAGCGGGCGCCGATTTCGAACAGGCGATCGACAGTGCAGTCACGCAGAGCGATGCCTGCCTGATCCTGATCGGCAGCGACTGGGTCGGGGTCGACCCGGACACCGGTGAACCGCGCATCCACCAGGCAGAGGACTTCGTGCGCCGCGAAGTCCGTTCCGCGCTGCGGCACTGCGGCCGCGTGATCCCGCTGCTGCTGAACGGTGCGCCGATGCCGGACCCCGACAGCCTGCCCGAAGACATCCGCCCGCTGTGCAGCAAACAGGCGGTCGCGCTGCGCCACGTCTCCTTCAATCAGGACCTGAGTGTGCTGGTCGACGCGTTGTTCGAGCGCCGGCCGGGCGGATCCCTGCGTCGCTGGTTGCGCCGCAACCCGTTGCTCGGGGTCGTGTTCAAGGCATTGGGCGGTATGCTGAGCGCTGCGGCTTTGCTGATTGCGGTCGGTGCACTGCACTCTGCGATCACCGAAGGGCGGGCCCTGGAGGAGACGCTGGGGAGCCGCGGGCTGGTCTGGCTGGTGATCCTCACGACGCTCGGCATCGGCGCACTGTTGCCGTTCTGGATACGCCGTTGGCGACATTGA
- a CDS encoding DUF3466 family protein, translated as MTKEMSFRPTPGIRSLPAAMIALVGLLSGVEVAAQDYQLIDLGVDVSPTDISNQGTVVGSRKTDAGNVGVRWTAADGLQDIAGTTVANAVNEIDQITGNTLTGAFRLDGAVVEWDGYGGFGINESGEISGNKELANPYRPSPLPLDPAVYRPNKWYNLNVATVYSRGTRQGVYADLYVLDDINDGGFAVGSRRRYGLVGSSSILTTPAFDAVSYLPIPYGGYAKAINNLEMIVGATGSSSTTGEYAHAYLYDYHADTLHDLGTLNGGLTSSAADINDSNQVVGTSWLVTQLTSLSDPTQYHAFLWEDGQMTDLNDRVTADSGWILTAATAINDAGDVVGTGLLNGQVHGFLLTAAGTPPPVTNAPPVAVAAADITVGRAPLSVNFTAAGSYDPEGDALSYAWDFGDGVGSSGEADPSYVYTEAGRYIAVLSVTDAQGLTSTAQVEVRVRRSRGNR; from the coding sequence GTGACCAAGGAAATGTCTTTTAGGCCGACACCAGGTATCCGGTCCCTACCGGCCGCGATGATCGCACTCGTCGGTCTGCTGAGCGGCGTCGAAGTGGCCGCGCAGGACTATCAGCTCATCGACCTCGGTGTCGACGTGTCACCCACCGATATCAGCAACCAGGGGACCGTTGTCGGCTCGCGCAAGACGGACGCGGGCAACGTCGGGGTGCGTTGGACGGCCGCAGACGGTCTGCAGGACATTGCAGGGACAACCGTCGCCAACGCGGTGAATGAGATCGACCAGATCACCGGCAATACGCTGACGGGCGCCTTCCGTCTGGACGGCGCGGTCGTCGAATGGGACGGCTACGGTGGTTTCGGCATCAACGAGTCGGGCGAGATCTCGGGCAACAAGGAACTGGCGAACCCGTACCGGCCATCGCCGCTACCGCTCGACCCCGCGGTCTACCGGCCCAACAAGTGGTACAACCTCAACGTGGCCACGGTGTATTCGCGTGGCACGCGCCAGGGCGTCTATGCCGACCTGTACGTATTGGACGACATCAACGACGGCGGGTTTGCGGTCGGTAGCCGCCGCCGTTACGGGCTGGTCGGGTCGTCGTCGATCCTCACCACGCCGGCGTTCGACGCGGTCAGCTATCTGCCGATTCCCTATGGTGGCTACGCGAAGGCGATCAATAACCTGGAGATGATCGTGGGCGCGACCGGAAGCAGTTCGACGACCGGCGAATACGCCCATGCCTATCTCTACGACTACCACGCCGATACGTTGCACGACCTCGGTACCCTGAACGGTGGATTGACCAGCAGCGCGGCCGATATCAACGATTCCAACCAGGTGGTCGGGACCTCCTGGCTGGTCACCCAGCTCACCAGCCTCTCCGACCCGACCCAGTACCATGCGTTCCTCTGGGAAGACGGCCAGATGACCGACCTCAACGACCGCGTCACCGCGGACTCCGGTTGGATCCTGACTGCCGCGACGGCGATCAACGATGCCGGGGACGTGGTTGGCACCGGGCTGCTCAACGGCCAGGTCCACGGGTTCCTGCTGACCGCTGCGGGTACGCCGCCGCCGGTGACCAACGCGCCGCCGGTTGCGGTGGCCGCTGCAGATATCACCGTCGGCAGGGCCCCATTGAGCGTGAATTTCACTGCCGCAGGATCGTACGACCCCGAAGGCGACGCGTTGAGCTATGCGTGGGACTTCGGAGATGGCGTCGGGTCATCGGGCGAGGCCGACCCCAGCTATGTCTACACCGAAGCTGGTCGATACATCGCGGTGTTGAGTGTGACCGATGCGCAGGGACTGACATCCACCGCACAGGTCGAGGTCAGGGTCCGTCGCTCGCGCGGTAATCGATAG
- a CDS encoding glycosyltransferase has protein sequence MKIAYVASAPVPSRVARSVNIVKSCAALAALGHQVVLLLTEAHADEVEPGVDDVFAFYDVPRSFEIRWLPTPRRFGGRTLFSLAVAGFALRWRPDLVYGRYLRACLLTCRLGFDTVVELHSPVRGRRSSKAKRLIALARLRHFRAFVTLTDAMRRHFVMLGLPGIGEHNVLHAPTGAAAPPATTEPQPLPRATSGWQIGYAGGLDEHKGAMIAVQLAKALPGHDFHLMGGSEEQLATWRAQHRLPNLHLHGYVPQAVLLRYIAALDLCLLPNQPNPANPGAEPYTSPLKLFNYMALGRPVLASDYPELREILNPDNAVLVDDPTRVGSWVAAIEGLAPDRLARIGAQARHDFIAHYTLEARYRDILQRI, from the coding sequence ATGAAGATCGCCTATGTCGCGTCGGCACCGGTCCCGTCCCGGGTCGCGCGCAGCGTCAACATCGTCAAGTCGTGTGCCGCGCTCGCGGCGCTCGGCCACCAGGTCGTGCTGTTGCTGACAGAGGCGCATGCCGACGAGGTCGAACCCGGAGTCGACGATGTGTTCGCGTTCTACGATGTGCCGCGCAGCTTCGAGATCCGCTGGCTGCCGACGCCGCGGCGCTTCGGCGGGCGCACCCTGTTCTCGCTGGCGGTCGCGGGTTTCGCGCTGCGCTGGCGGCCGGACCTGGTCTACGGACGCTACCTCCGCGCCTGCCTGCTGACCTGCCGGCTCGGTTTCGATACCGTCGTCGAACTGCACAGCCCGGTTCGCGGTCGCCGGTCCAGCAAGGCGAAACGCCTGATCGCGCTCGCCCGGCTGCGCCATTTCCGCGCCTTTGTGACCCTGACCGACGCCATGCGCCGCCACTTCGTCATGCTCGGCCTGCCGGGTATCGGTGAACACAACGTGCTGCACGCCCCGACCGGTGCCGCGGCGCCGCCGGCGACGACCGAACCGCAGCCGCTGCCGCGGGCGACCTCGGGCTGGCAGATCGGTTATGCCGGTGGGCTCGACGAACACAAGGGTGCAATGATCGCGGTGCAGCTCGCAAAGGCGCTGCCCGGTCATGATTTCCACCTGATGGGCGGCAGCGAGGAACAGCTCGCGACCTGGCGGGCGCAGCACCGCCTGCCGAACCTGCACCTGCACGGCTATGTGCCGCAGGCGGTGCTGTTGCGCTATATCGCGGCGCTCGACCTGTGCCTGCTGCCGAACCAGCCGAACCCGGCGAATCCGGGTGCGGAGCCCTATACCTCGCCGCTGAAGCTGTTCAACTACATGGCGCTTGGCCGGCCGGTACTGGCATCGGACTACCCGGAACTGCGCGAGATCCTGAATCCGGACAATGCGGTGCTGGTCGACGACCCCACCCGTGTCGGGTCCTGGGTCGCGGCGATCGAGGGGTTGGCGCCGGACCGCCTGGCACGGATCGGCGCACAGGCACGGCATGATTTCATTGCGCACTACACGCTGGAGGCGCGCTACCGCGACATCCTGCAACGTATCTGA
- a CDS encoding zinc ribbon domain-containing protein: MQPCRVCQHRVSEDAIACPACGAPYPAKAEWTGWGYEYKTKTRLLGLPLLHVSFKYRPNRTPVVAAGVIAIGQFGAGIINISQFGIGVVSLSQFTIAGFAVAQFALAYSCIAQFGIYIDRGFGQFVRQATTLWAGL; this comes from the coding sequence ATGCAACCCTGTCGTGTATGCCAACACCGGGTCAGTGAGGACGCGATCGCCTGCCCGGCATGCGGTGCACCCTACCCGGCGAAGGCGGAATGGACCGGCTGGGGGTACGAGTACAAGACCAAGACGCGGCTGCTCGGCTTGCCGTTGTTGCACGTCTCTTTCAAGTACCGCCCGAATCGCACCCCGGTGGTCGCTGCCGGCGTCATCGCCATCGGTCAGTTCGGCGCCGGCATCATCAACATCTCGCAGTTCGGCATCGGGGTCGTGAGCCTCAGCCAGTTCACTATTGCCGGCTTTGCGGTGGCCCAGTTTGCGCTCGCCTATTCGTGCATCGCGCAGTTCGGGATCTACATCGACCGGGGATTCGGCCAGTTCGTACGCCAGGCAACGACACTGTGGGCGGGCCTCTGA